From the genome of Acidaminococcus sp.:
GGCCGGTAAATGGTAGGCGAGCTTGTACTCAATTTTTCCGCCCTTTCCCGCGGATCCCGTATCCTTCGCTTCCTTCTTACCGCAGCCGGCAGATACCACCATAATGGAGGCCATGCAGGCAGTGAGCACCATCTTCATGAATTTCCCTTTTTTCATTTTTACTTCCTCCTCATTGCAAACTTGAATGACAGGGACCGCTGTATACTGTATCCAAAAATATTCAGGTATTAAAAACGCCCCTGCTGGATTTCTTCCAGCAGGGGCGACGGTTCGCGGTACCACCCTACCATTGTACTCTTGGCCTTGTAACGCATCCACAGCGCCTTGCCCTAGGGACTCATGTCTTTCAGGTAAGGGGTTCGCAGGCGAGAAGCACGAATTATTGGTCGCACCGTCTCACACCCACCGACGGCTCTCTGAGTTCCCTCTTTCGCGCTATTCCTGGTCATTACCTTTAAATTTTGAAATTTGATATTGGGACAATTATAACATGCTTTTCTTCATTGTCAACATTTTATTTGATATATATTCTTGTTTCAGTAAAACATGTAAAGTAAGTGACAACATTTTTGTAATTTGTGCGTTTTGAGAAAACATGAGAGAGTGGTTAGTTTGTAGCGGTTAGTACAATCGTCTGAGCAAGCTGTGGCGCTTCGCGCAAAAAAATGCTGTGACGCTGTGGCCGCCCAGGGCGGCGAAAGAAAAAAGCTATCCTCCCCCACTTCGTGGTTCTTCCTCCTTTCGAAGCCGCGAAGCGGCTTGAAAGGAGGTCCTAGAGGAATTCCAAACCTTACGGTTTGGCTTAATTAAGGCGGCTTGAAAGGAGGTCGCGATAGGGGCTGGTACCCTAATTGGAGATTTGACTTGGCTTGAGTGGACGTCTGCTAACCTGCGGATATGCTATAATAAGCAGGACAATCATACCGGGAGGTTCCTACGTTGAACTTATTCTTACTGATTCTTCAATTTGGTCTGGACTATATTCTTCTGTCCATATATGTTTTCTTTTTCTACAGCCTGGCTGCCATGATTTTGCCGCCTTCCTCCATGGCCGAGCTCAATGCTTCACCCATGCTGCAGTCATCGGGGCTCTGTATGTGCCTCATCATACCGGCTATCCTGAGTCGCTTCCCCTTCTTCCAGCGCTTTCTCATCTACCTCATGGGCGTCAGGAAGGCAAAGGGAACGGAACGGGATATTCTGGAAGCCGCCGCGGCGCCAATTTTCCAGCGTGCACATGCGGAAAGAGAAGATTATCATCTCTTCGTAGATAATAAAAAACAGCTCAATGCTTACGCCATCGGGGATAACAATATCGTCGTCACAAGGCCGGTTCTCTCGGCTCTTCCCATCCCCGAAATCAGCGGCATTCTGGCCCATGAAATGGGACACCTTCAGCACCGCCACACGCGCTGGCTCCTCATAAGCTATGGCATGAGCATGCCCCTCGCCGTTTCAAATTTTCTCTACCGCATCATCGTCATGGTGCTTAGTCTCTTCCTTGCTATCCCCATTTTGGGTTTTCTTATTGCCCTTTTTGTTTTCGTTTTCAATGTCTTGATCCGCATTACAAGCGCCTGCATGGGACTTCCAATTCATTTGCTGGAACTTTACAACTCAAGACAGAATGAATACGAAGCCGACCGCTATGCCTGCAGCATCGGTCTTGGCGCCGAACTTTACGCTGCCCTGTCAGCTATCACACAGAACGGAGCCTATGAACAGACCGGATTTCTTGCCACCCTTTTCTCGGACCATCCTTTGACAAGGGATCGGCTGGAGCGGTTAGCTGAGATGGTGCAAAACGGCGTTGGAGAGTAAAAGGCACCTGCCTCAGTGAGCGGAGGCGCTTCGTCGTGTTGAAAAAATCCTCGTACCCAGGCAATGATTGCCCAGGTGCGAGGACTATTTTTATGCAATTACCAATATATCACTGGCTGACGGTTTATCGACACATGGTTAAGAATGATTGCGCCCATGCATTGTCACTTCGCTGCACTCATTCTCCCATCCTTCTTCATTTTCCAGAACAAGGCCCCGATAAGTACATCGGCTGCGATCCAGCTAATCGGGTAGCAGTACATAATATTCCGAAATGTCGGGTTCGCTGCATAGGCCGTGTAAAGCCACAGAAGGCGGCTCCCGACGATGCTCACCAGCATAGCAACAGCCGGCGGCAGGGAATTGCCAAAGCCCCGCATGGAAGCGGCCATGCTTTCGTAAATCGTGCAAAGGAAATAGAATCCTATAATCAGATGGATTCTCATCATACCGAGTTCTACGCCTTCCTCACTAAGCCCAAAGAATCCCAGGAAAGGACGCGCCAGGAGGAATACAATACCTGTGAGGATGCAAGTGAAA
Proteins encoded in this window:
- a CDS encoding M48 family metalloprotease; the protein is MNLFLLILQFGLDYILLSIYVFFFYSLAAMILPPSSMAELNASPMLQSSGLCMCLIIPAILSRFPFFQRFLIYLMGVRKAKGTERDILEAAAAPIFQRAHAEREDYHLFVDNKKQLNAYAIGDNNIVVTRPVLSALPIPEISGILAHEMGHLQHRHTRWLLISYGMSMPLAVSNFLYRIIVMVLSLFLAIPILGFLIALFVFVFNVLIRITSACMGLPIHLLELYNSRQNEYEADRYACSIGLGAELYAALSAITQNGAYEQTGFLATLFSDHPLTRDRLERLAEMVQNGVGE